The Microbacterium schleiferi genome contains the following window.
CCGAAGAGATCGTCATCCCGAAGCTGGATGCCGACCCTGACGCCTCAGCTGTTCACCGGCGCGACCGGCCCGCCCCGTAGAATCCGCCCGTGACCGCGGACGCCCCCGAGACGACCCCTTCCGCATCGCGCGGCTCGGCAGCCGAGGTGTTCTGGGCGTTCCTGCGTCTGGGTGTCACATCATTCGGGGCCCGATCGCCCACCTGGGCTACTTTCGCGACGACCTCGTCGCCCGGCGTCGATGGATGACCGACAAGGCCTACGCCGACCTCGTCGCGCTATGCCAGTTCCTTCCTGGGCCCGCGTCCAGCCAGGTCGGTTTCGCGATGGGCCTGCACCGCGCCGGCCCGCTCGGCGCCATCGCGGCCTTCCTCGCTTTCACCCTGCCCTCGGCGATCCTCATGGTCGCTTTCGCCTTCGGGGCGGCGTTGTTCGAGGGCATCATCGGTGCGGGGCTGCTGACCGGACTGAAGATCGTCGCGGTGGCGATCGTCGCGCAGGCGGTCTGGGGCATGGCGAAGACGCTGACTCCCGACGCCCGGCGCGCCTCGATCGCCGTGGTCGCGGCCGTCCTTGCGCTCCTGCTCGCGGGGTCGATCGGTCAAATCCTCGCGATCGTTCTCGGCGCGGTCGCCGGCCTCCTTCTCTGCCGCTCCGCACCTGCCGGAGTCGGCGACATCAGCCTCATGCGTTTCCCGGTATCGCGCGCGGCGGGAATCACCAGCCTCGTAGCCTTCGTCGTCCTCCTGCTCGGGATGCCGCTTCTCGCCGCGCTCACCGGTATCGGTTCGCTGACGCTGTTCGACACCTTCTACCGGGCCGGCGCCCTCGTCTTCGGCGGCGGGCACGTCGTCCTCCCGCTGCTGCAAGCCGGCGTTGTCGAGACCGGGTGGGTCAGTCCCGAGCAGTTTCTCGCGGGCTACGGCGCCGTGCAGGCGATGCCCGGGCCGCTGTTCACGTTCTCGGCCTACCTCGGCACCCTCTCGTCCGTCGGCCCCGGCGGCGTTCTCGGTGCGGCGATCGCCCTGATCGCGATCTTCCTCCCCGGGTTCCTTCTGCTGGTCGGGGTTCTGCCGTTCTGGAACGCGCTACGCGGCCGCACGGCGATGCAGTCCCTGATGCGAGGCGCAAACGCCGCCGTCGTCGGCATCCTCGGTGCCGCTCTCTACGATCCCCTCTTCACGACGGGCATCGTCGGCGCCGGGTCGTTCAGCCTGGCGCTCGTGTGCTTCGTGCTGCTCATCGCGTGGAAGCTGCCACCGTGGGCAGTCGTCCTGGTCGGAGGTGCGGGCGGCATCCTGCTCGCCCTCCTCGGGGTCGCGTGATCAGGTCGGAATCTCGACGAGTTCCGCGCCCGCGTAGGCGACTTCGGCCAGCGCAGCCTCACTGGATGCGGCAGCAACACCAGCAACGAGGTTGGTGATCACCCGCACCCGCCTGCCGTGCGCGATCGCGTCCAGCGTCGAAGCGCGGACGCAGTAGTCGGTCGCGATCCCGGCGACATCGACTTCGAGGATGCCGTGTTCGGTGAGTAGATCCGAGACCTTGGCGCCGTCATCCGTCGTTCCCTCGAACAGCGAGTACGCCGGCTCACCCTGCCCCTTCTTGACGTGGTGGGTGACCGATGCCGTATCGAAACCGGGGTCGTACTCCGCACCCTCCGTACCGCTCACACAGTGGACAGGCCACGTATCGACGAAGTCGGGCTCGGGATGGAAGTGCCCGCCGTTGTCGTGATCGGGATGATGCCAGTCGCGCGAGGCGACGATGATGTCGTATTGCTCGGCGTGGGTCACGAGGTAGCGCGAGATGCGTTCGGCCACGGCATCCCCGCCCTCGACCCCGAGTGCTCCACCCTCGGTGAAGTCGTTCTGGACGTCAACGATGAACAGTGCCCTACCCATACC
Protein-coding sequences here:
- a CDS encoding isochorismatase family protein — protein: MGRALFIVDVQNDFTEGGALGVEGGDAVAERISRYLVTHAEQYDIIVASRDWHHPDHDNGGHFHPEPDFVDTWPVHCVSGTEGAEYDPGFDTASVTHHVKKGQGEPAYSLFEGTTDDGAKVSDLLTEHGILEVDVAGIATDYCVRASTLDAIAHGRRVRVITNLVAGVAAASSEAALAEVAYAGAELVEIPT